ATTCAAttgataacagaaaactatccCTGAAAATAGTTCTAGATGTTTTATCTTTTCCAGGGATAATTCTGTTGCTATTATGCATTTACAAGGAATCTAAGTACAGAGACACCGATAGAGAAAATAATGGAAGTCTGTATACCCCTTTAAAAGAAGAGACCAATAAAGTTGACTCTGATAGTTATGTTACACTATTTTCAAAAGCTGGATTCTTCAGCAGGATGTCATTTTGGTGGATGAATCCGTTGATGAAAAGGGGTAAGAAGAAAACACTTCAGGAAGAGGATATTCCAAAGTTGAGCGAAGCAGATCAAGCAGGAAGTTGTTATTTTCTGTTTCTAGACCAATTGAACAGACAGAAACAGAAAGAACCATCATCGCAGCCATCAGTTTTGACGACAATATTTATGTGCTACTGGAAGGAGATTTTGATATCAGGATTATTTGCTTTGTTAAAGGTGATCACTCTCTCTTCTGGCCCTTTGCTTCTGAATTCCTTTATATTGGTTGCTGAGGGTCATGGGAGTTTCAAATATGAAGGCTATGTCTTGGCCATATCACTAGTCTTCACAAAGATCATAGAATCCTTATCACAAAGGCAGTGGTACTTCCGCACCAGACTCATTGGTATTAAAGTTAGATCATTGCTCATTGCCGCAATTTATAAAAAGCAACTAAGGTTGTCTAATGCTGCAAGATTGACGCACTCTGGTGGTGAGATAATGAACTATGTGAATGTGGACGCCAATAGAATTGGAGAGTTTCCCTATTGGTTTCACCAAACGTGGACAACAAGCGTTCAGCTATGTATTGCATTGGTGGTGCTTTTCCGTGCTGTTGGACTGGCAACATTTGCCTCATTGGCGGTGATAGCTCTAACTGTGCTCTGCAATACTCCACTTGCTAAGTTGCAGCATAAGTTTCAGCGAAAACTTATGATGGCACAAGATGAGAGATTGAAGGCCACTTCCGAGGCTCTTGTGAGCATGAAGGTGTTGAAGCTATATGCGTGGGAAACCAATTTCAGAAATGCAATTGAAAAGTTGAGGGATGTGGAACTGGAAAGGTTGTCTGTGGTGCAACTGAGAAGGTCATATAGCAACTTTCTCTTTTGGGCCTCACCTGTTTTAGTCTCTGCTGCTTCCTTTGGGGCATGTTACTTGCTTAATGTTCCTTTGCATGCAAATAATGTTTTCACTTTTGTAGCAACTTTACGCCTTGTTCAAGATCCTATTAGAACAATTCCTGATGTAATTGGAGTGGTCATTCAAGCAAAAGTTGCATTTGCAAGGATTGTAAAATTTCTTGAGGCGCCTGAACTGCAAAGTGAAAATGCTAGGAGAGGTTTTAGTGACAATAAGAGGGGCTCAATTTTGATCAATTCCGCTAACTTTTCATGGGAAGATAACTTGTCAAAACCAACACTGAGAAACATAAATTTGGAGGTTAGACCAGGGAAAAAAGTAGCAATCTGTGGAGAAGTTGGCTCAGGAAAATCAACCCTTTTAGCAGCAATTCTCAGAGAAGTTCCTATTACTCGTGGAACTGTAAGTTTTAACCTCTTGTATGCTTACATAAAACACTGCAATAACTTGTGAGAGCTTAAGTAGTTTCTAGCACATAACTTAAATTTAAGGGTATTTTATTCCCATCTCCATTTCAGTATAGATTTCAATATTGTACTAATATATAACTGATTTTCTTTTTCGAATTACAGATTGAAGTTCATGGAAAATTTGCCTATGTTTCTCAAACAGCATGGATACAGACAGGTACAATACGTGAGAATATATTGTTTGGAGCAGCCATGGATGCTGAAAAATATCAAGAAACAATCCATAGGTCTTCACTGATGAAGGACCTTGAGTTGTTTCCACACGGTGATCTCACTGAAATAGGGGAGAGAGGGGTCAACCTGAGTGGAGGTCAGAAGCAGCGAATTCAACTTGCTCGCGCTCTTTATCAGAATGCTGATATTTATCTCTTGGATGATCCATGCAGTGCTGTTGATGCACACACTGCTACAAACTTGTTCAATGTAATGGGAAAAAAAAACACCAGTTCTTCATATACCATATTTATGTTTGCCTTTTATTGATAGACGCCTTTGAAACTTCACAGGATTACATCATGGAAGGACTTGCAGGGAAGACAGTCTTGCTTGTGACTCATCAAGTTGATTTTCTTCCAGCCTTTGATTCTGTTTTGGTAATTTTCTCAATCTTAAAAGACATCGATCATGTGAATTCTAATTAATGACTTTAGATTTGTTGTTTCGATTCAAaagttatgtttttttgtttgtttaaagcTATGAATGATAACAAGATGTTTACTTACAGTTGATGTCGAATGGGGAAATCATAGAAGCTGCTCCTTATCATCATCTGTTGAGTTCAAGCCAAGAATTTCAAGACCTTGTTAATGCTCACAAGGAGACCGCTGGTTCTGAGAAACTAGTGGATGTCAGTTCTTCTAGTAGAAATTCAAATACTGTTACAGAGATTAGTAAAATAGAAATGGAGAAGCAGTGTGAAACATCAGAAGGcagtaaattaataaagaaagagGAGAGGGAGAAAGGAAACAGAGGGTTCAAACCTCACTTGCAGTATCTAACTCAGAACAAAGGATATATATACTTCTCTGTGGCTTCTATTTCTCACCTTAT
This genomic interval from Vigna radiata var. radiata cultivar VC1973A chromosome 8, Vradiata_ver6, whole genome shotgun sequence contains the following:
- the LOC106772609 gene encoding ABC transporter C family member 10, with amino-acid sequence MEKFCSMFCGEAGCSVPGGNPCIYDFEFLKDPSSCINHLLFICIDVLLLVMISFAILKKSSEKPSQGVIRVQNYSKLQLVSAIANGSLGLIHLCSGIWLLEENLRKAQTVFPLDWWMLEFIQGFTWLLLGFTISLQLKKLPRAWLFMFSIVIFLVSGILCVLSLIYSIDNRKLSLKIVLDVLSFPGIILLLLCIYKESKYRDTDRENNGSLYTPLKEETNKVDSDSYVTLFSKAGFFSRMSFWWMNPLMKRGKKKTLQEEDIPKLSEADQAGSCYFLFLDQLNRQKQKEPSSQPSVLTTIFMCYWKEILISGLFALLKVITLSSGPLLLNSFILVAEGHGSFKYEGYVLAISLVFTKIIESLSQRQWYFRTRLIGIKVRSLLIAAIYKKQLRLSNAARLTHSGGEIMNYVNVDANRIGEFPYWFHQTWTTSVQLCIALVVLFRAVGLATFASLAVIALTVLCNTPLAKLQHKFQRKLMMAQDERLKATSEALVSMKVLKLYAWETNFRNAIEKLRDVELERLSVVQLRRSYSNFLFWASPVLVSAASFGACYLLNVPLHANNVFTFVATLRLVQDPIRTIPDVIGVVIQAKVAFARIVKFLEAPELQSENARRGFSDNKRGSILINSANFSWEDNLSKPTLRNINLEVRPGKKVAICGEVGSGKSTLLAAILREVPITRGTIEVHGKFAYVSQTAWIQTGTIRENILFGAAMDAEKYQETIHRSSLMKDLELFPHGDLTEIGERGVNLSGGQKQRIQLARALYQNADIYLLDDPCSAVDAHTATNLFNDYIMEGLAGKTVLLVTHQVDFLPAFDSVLLMSNGEIIEAAPYHHLLSSSQEFQDLVNAHKETAGSEKLVDVSSSSRNSNTVTEISKIEMEKQCETSEGSKLIKKEEREKGNRGFKPHLQYLTQNKGYIYFSVASISHLIFTIGQIFQNLWMASSVDNPYVSTLKLIAVYLLIGFISACFLFIRSLVVVAMSIRTSKSLLLQLLDSLFRAPISFYDSTPLGRILSRVSSDLSTVDLDVPFGLIFAVGATATCYSNLAVIAAITWQVLFISVPMLYIAFRLQRYYYATAKELMRMNGTTKSYVANHLAESIAGVVTIRAFEEEGRFFAKNLDLIDVNASPYFHTYAANEWLMLRLETISAVVFASAALCMVVLPPGTFNSGFIGMALSYGLSLNSSLVFSIQNQCTLANQIISVERLNQYMHIPSEAPEVIEGNRPPTNWPAEGKVEIHDLKIRYQPDSPLVLRGITCTFEGGHKIGVVGRTGSGKSTLIGALFRLVEPAGGKIVVDGIDICSIGLHDLRSRFGIIPQDPTLFNGTVRYNLDPLSHHSDQEIWEVLGKCQLREVVEEKEEGLDSSVVEAGANWSMGQRQLFCLGRALLRRSRILVLDEATASIDNATDLILQKTIKAEFADCTVITVAHRIPTVMDCTKVVAIHEGELVEYDEPMKLMKREESLFGQLVKEYWSHLQAAESH